One genomic region from Augochlora pura isolate Apur16 chromosome 7, APUR_v2.2.1, whole genome shotgun sequence encodes:
- the LOC144473031 gene encoding heparin sulfate O-sulfotransferase isoform X3, which produces MYNAITQDQNSIQTGVDSSQRSYKSLSFDDVVIIYNRVPKTASTSFVGLVYDLCKQNKYHVLHINITNNMHTLTLPNQIQFANNISEWTAKKPAFYHGHVAFLNFEKFGVKQMPLYINLLRKPLDRFVSYYYFLRYGDNFRPHLIRKKHGDTKTFDDCIDAGQPDCDPNNMWLQIPFLCGHDPACWEIGNSWALEEAKRNLQKHYLLVGVTEELTEFIEILQIVLPRFFKGAYNSFLHNNKSHLRQTTQKINPRPETVDKIQKSVVWKMENELYNFALTHFHAVKKRLINASPQDANQRFMYEKIRPK; this is translated from the exons atgt ACAATGCCATCACGCAAGATCAAAACAGTATTCAAACTGGAGTTGACAGCAGCCAACGATCTTACAAATCACTGTCGTTTGATGATGTTGTCATCATCTACAACAGGGTACCAAAAACAGCATCAACAAGTTTCGTAGGTTTGGTCTACGATCTGTgcaaacaaaacaaatatCATGTTTTACACATTAATATTACCAACAATATGCACACTCTCACTCTTCCCAATCAg ATTCAATTTGCGAATAATATAAGTGAATGGACTGCAAAAAAGCCAGCATTTTATCATGGACACGtggcatttttaaattttgaaaa GTTTGGTGTGAAGCAAATGCCTTTGTATATAAATCTTCTGAGGAAACCTTTAGATAGGtttgtttcttattattattttttaagatatgGAGACAATTTTAGACCACATTTAATTAGGAAAAAACACGGAGATACAAAG ACATTCGATGATTGTATAGATGCTGGTCAACCAGATTGTGATCCAAACAACATGTGGTTACAAATACCTTTTTTATGTGGTCATGACCCTGCATGTTG GGAAATCGGAAATAGTTGGGCACTGGAAGaagcaaaaagaaatttaCAGAAACATTATCTCCTTGTGGGAGTCACAGAGGAATTAAcggaatttattgaaattttacagaTCGTGCTTCCACGTTTTTTCAAAGGAGCctacaattcttttttacaca ataACAAATCACATTTGCGTCAGACTACACAGAAAATCAATCCACGGCCTGAAACAGTAGATAAGATACAAAAATCTGTTGTCTGGAAAATGGAGAATGAATTGTACAATTTCGCTCTGACGCATTTCCATGCCGTGAAAAAACGTTTGATAAATGCCTCTCCGCAAGATGCGAATCAACGATTTATGTACGAAAAAATACgaccaaaataa
- the LOC144473031 gene encoding heparin sulfate O-sulfotransferase isoform X1, which produces MIHRSFLLQWILVVIFTITIIYLKLKLNLLEDHYKLLRTRDYREYNAITQDQNSIQTGVDSSQRSYKSLSFDDVVIIYNRVPKTASTSFVGLVYDLCKQNKYHVLHINITNNMHTLTLPNQIQFANNISEWTAKKPAFYHGHVAFLNFEKFGVKQMPLYINLLRKPLDRFVSYYYFLRYGDNFRPHLIRKKHGDTKTFDDCIDAGQPDCDPNNMWLQIPFLCGHDPACWEIGNSWALEEAKRNLQKHYLLVGVTEELTEFIEILQIVLPRFFKGAYNSFLHNNKSHLRQTTQKINPRPETVDKIQKSVVWKMENELYNFALTHFHAVKKRLINASPQDANQRFMYEKIRPK; this is translated from the exons atgataCATAGAAGTTTCCTGTTACAATGGATTCTAGTGGTGATATTCACAATCactattatttacttaaagttgaaattaaatttgctgGAGGATCACTACAAATTATTGCGTACGCGTGATTATAGAGAAT ACAATGCCATCACGCAAGATCAAAACAGTATTCAAACTGGAGTTGACAGCAGCCAACGATCTTACAAATCACTGTCGTTTGATGATGTTGTCATCATCTACAACAGGGTACCAAAAACAGCATCAACAAGTTTCGTAGGTTTGGTCTACGATCTGTgcaaacaaaacaaatatCATGTTTTACACATTAATATTACCAACAATATGCACACTCTCACTCTTCCCAATCAg ATTCAATTTGCGAATAATATAAGTGAATGGACTGCAAAAAAGCCAGCATTTTATCATGGACACGtggcatttttaaattttgaaaa GTTTGGTGTGAAGCAAATGCCTTTGTATATAAATCTTCTGAGGAAACCTTTAGATAGGtttgtttcttattattattttttaagatatgGAGACAATTTTAGACCACATTTAATTAGGAAAAAACACGGAGATACAAAG ACATTCGATGATTGTATAGATGCTGGTCAACCAGATTGTGATCCAAACAACATGTGGTTACAAATACCTTTTTTATGTGGTCATGACCCTGCATGTTG GGAAATCGGAAATAGTTGGGCACTGGAAGaagcaaaaagaaatttaCAGAAACATTATCTCCTTGTGGGAGTCACAGAGGAATTAAcggaatttattgaaattttacagaTCGTGCTTCCACGTTTTTTCAAAGGAGCctacaattcttttttacaca ataACAAATCACATTTGCGTCAGACTACACAGAAAATCAATCCACGGCCTGAAACAGTAGATAAGATACAAAAATCTGTTGTCTGGAAAATGGAGAATGAATTGTACAATTTCGCTCTGACGCATTTCCATGCCGTGAAAAAACGTTTGATAAATGCCTCTCCGCAAGATGCGAATCAACGATTTATGTACGAAAAAATACgaccaaaataa
- the LOC144473031 gene encoding heparin sulfate O-sulfotransferase isoform X2, which translates to MIHRSFLLQWILVVIFTITIIYLKLKLNLLEDHYKLLHNAITQDQNSIQTGVDSSQRSYKSLSFDDVVIIYNRVPKTASTSFVGLVYDLCKQNKYHVLHINITNNMHTLTLPNQIQFANNISEWTAKKPAFYHGHVAFLNFEKFGVKQMPLYINLLRKPLDRFVSYYYFLRYGDNFRPHLIRKKHGDTKTFDDCIDAGQPDCDPNNMWLQIPFLCGHDPACWEIGNSWALEEAKRNLQKHYLLVGVTEELTEFIEILQIVLPRFFKGAYNSFLHNNKSHLRQTTQKINPRPETVDKIQKSVVWKMENELYNFALTHFHAVKKRLINASPQDANQRFMYEKIRPK; encoded by the exons atgataCATAGAAGTTTCCTGTTACAATGGATTCTAGTGGTGATATTCACAATCactattatttacttaaagttgaaattaaatttgctgGAGGATCACTACAAATTATTGC ACAATGCCATCACGCAAGATCAAAACAGTATTCAAACTGGAGTTGACAGCAGCCAACGATCTTACAAATCACTGTCGTTTGATGATGTTGTCATCATCTACAACAGGGTACCAAAAACAGCATCAACAAGTTTCGTAGGTTTGGTCTACGATCTGTgcaaacaaaacaaatatCATGTTTTACACATTAATATTACCAACAATATGCACACTCTCACTCTTCCCAATCAg ATTCAATTTGCGAATAATATAAGTGAATGGACTGCAAAAAAGCCAGCATTTTATCATGGACACGtggcatttttaaattttgaaaa GTTTGGTGTGAAGCAAATGCCTTTGTATATAAATCTTCTGAGGAAACCTTTAGATAGGtttgtttcttattattattttttaagatatgGAGACAATTTTAGACCACATTTAATTAGGAAAAAACACGGAGATACAAAG ACATTCGATGATTGTATAGATGCTGGTCAACCAGATTGTGATCCAAACAACATGTGGTTACAAATACCTTTTTTATGTGGTCATGACCCTGCATGTTG GGAAATCGGAAATAGTTGGGCACTGGAAGaagcaaaaagaaatttaCAGAAACATTATCTCCTTGTGGGAGTCACAGAGGAATTAAcggaatttattgaaattttacagaTCGTGCTTCCACGTTTTTTCAAAGGAGCctacaattcttttttacaca ataACAAATCACATTTGCGTCAGACTACACAGAAAATCAATCCACGGCCTGAAACAGTAGATAAGATACAAAAATCTGTTGTCTGGAAAATGGAGAATGAATTGTACAATTTCGCTCTGACGCATTTCCATGCCGTGAAAAAACGTTTGATAAATGCCTCTCCGCAAGATGCGAATCAACGATTTATGTACGAAAAAATACgaccaaaataa
- the Ntmt gene encoding N-terminal methyltransferase produces MMEREENGNEESEFYTAAAKYWEHIPPTVDGMLGGFGFISQTDIKGSTVFLKALFESKYAPSKTYALDCGAGIGRITKNLLLNHFKYVDLVEQNSKFLEAAKTYLKNHSMRIGSYYPIGLQNFCFTSKKYDVIWCQWVLGHLKDDHLIQFFKNCSMGLKSNGIIVVKENVTSTKHLEVDYKDSSVTRPLSQLYHIFQKSNLVCVKEEQQHKFPRGLYPVYMFALKPNQ; encoded by the exons atgaTGGAAAGGGAAGAGAATGGAAATGAAGAAAGTGAATTTTATACTGCGGCTGCCAAATATTGGGAGCATATTCCACCAACTGTAGATGGTATGCTTGGAGGTTTTGGATTCATCTCTCAAACAGATATTAAGGGATCTACAGTGTTTTTGAAGGCTCTATTCGAG tCAAAGTATGCACCATCAAAAACATATGCATTGGATTGTGGTGCAGGCATAGGAAGGATAActaagaatttattgttaaatcatttcaaatatGTCGATTTAGTggaacaaaattcaaaatttttagaGGCTGCTAAAACATATTTGAAAAACCATTCTATGAGAATTGGCAGCTACTACCCCattg GGCTCCAAAACTTTTGCTTCACCAGCAAGAAATACGATGTCATTTGGTGTCAATGGGTTCTAGGTCATCTGAAAGATGAtcatttaatacaattctttaaaaactGCTC gaTGGGTTTAAAGTCCAATGGTATAATAGTAGTCAAGGAGAATGTAACCAGCACCAAGCATTTGGAAGTTGATTATAAAGATTCCTCTGTAACACGTCCTCTATCgcaattatatcatatatttcaGAAATCGAATTTAGTTTGTGTGAAAGAGGAACAGCAACACAAATTTCCACGTGGATTGTATCCTGTTTATATGTTTGCTTTGAAACCAaatcaataa